gattaaaggtttttttttttttttttttaaacaaaaactgtcTCCTTTCTATAGAAGATATTaaacccaaacatttgaaaactgaaaagcTTTCACCTGAAAATGAAAAAGTTTAAATTTGGAAAGGCAGCGAAGGTgcctcctgggagttgtagtaGGGCTGCCTTTTGATCTCATTCTCTACTGGACTACatacatcttccatgatgcactgtggtgACTCAGCAAGAAATGAGattgtggtgcattatgggagatttAGCTTAAAGCCACCAAGATCTGCCCACAGAAAAGAAAGGGAGCATAATACACCTAAACGACAACTCTCGCGAGGCACCGCAGCACCATTTCCATAGAAATGTGCAGGGATATatatatttccccccccccagggaggGGGCGGTTTTGGCAAGGTTTTTCGGGTTTTGATATTTTGCCAAAAAGTCAAACCATTTTCCAGCTACCTTCACTGATTTCTCTAGTGGTTTAACACACAGGAATCAAATTGAAAACAGCCACGCTCTGTGGCTACCTAGGTCAGGAACAGAAGAATTTTAAGTCCAATTGAAGCCATAGAGGGAAGGGCAGGTAGGTAGTGTGTAATTACTCACACAGGAATTTGATCAAGATGCTTGGAATTATGCCCCCAACTCTTGCCAGAAGTCCTATAGCATCTTTACTGATGTGAGCAGCAGCACAGTAGCGCGTTCCCGCTGACAAGATATCACCAGCgacacagagccccctcccagcacactgccccatGGGTCCAGTGCTAATTCAGGGAGTGGAGTGTCATGATGCCATTGACACATCTGAAAGTGCCAGTATCTTCCTTAAAAGGACTCCCTTGCGTGGTGCTGACTGGACAAAACCCTGTTCTAGCAGATGAAGTCTGTGCTCATAGCCAGACAACATGTAGTCAGCAGGCTGTGTATTCTCTCCACTGGTGTAAGGCTGTCTCCCTATACCTGCGTCAGTCACCTGGGGAAGGGGttagttctttcaacctttccaaaGAGACAGTTATTGACAGATAGCAAAATGAGGCACAAGATCAATACTCCTTTCCTGCCCTATTTCATgcaagcagcaattctgcagagcTCTAGGCATCTCCGGGAATTGTGGCAGCATCTGTTCACCTCAAAAACATTCACGAAtgcatcctcacagcacccccatCAGGCAGGGAAGGATAGTCAGTCCTGTTGAAGCAGATGAGGGAACTGAGACAGGCAAGAGCAACGGGGTTGGGTTAGTAGATTCATCCCTGTCCTTGTGCAGAGCCAGAATGTGGGGACTGAGGGGGGGCTTACACTTCCCCTCTCCTGGGACTTCTGGGACCCAGATCCCAGTGAACATTAGAGCACCTCTGAGGGCTTCTCTGAAACTCATGTCCCAGCTGCATTCACTCCTAACGGTCCCATGGTGCTGCTGGGGAACAGCCAGGGCATAGGAACATCCTAGCCACAGCCCCCGCTTCCCTGCCCAGCCATCTCCCTACCCACGCCCCCTCATGAACTTTTGGGCCCtttacaacatttttttaaatgtgaagccACTTTTCCCCAGCAGTTCCTGATTGGTTGGTAGatttttcctgctgtttccatgtcaggactttaaaaaacaattactTTTCTGGTGGAGAATAAAAACTGTCAGACACTAAGATTCTGGGATGGTTGTTTGCCCCTTAATCAGCTCCTCTCTCAGCACTATCAGATGAGAATGTTTTTtggcatttttaaagtgatttcttACCAAAAGAGTGCATTATCCAGGGTGTTTTATTCATCCAGCGTCCGTCTCTTATCTTTAGGATGCAGCGTCATGCTGATGCCATATTCACTGACCACTACCGGAAAGTCCTGGGGCAGATCTCTGCCCGGAAGATCTTACAAACCATTATAGGCAAACGGCTGGGGTAAGACGACTTTTCCTGTTGTTACTGGGTTGGGGCTTTGCGTGTCACACCAGACAATTTCTTCCATGCACATAGCTAAAGTAGAAAACTTTGCATCCAGCCTGACGGAATCATCATCTCTCCTAGTCACATGAATTTCAGACTGTTTCACCAGTACAAGAAAAAGCCTCCTCCTCTGTGGTCTAAGAGAACCCTACATCTCCATATTTCTTAACAATCCCGACAATCAGTTTTCTTTGGGCACTGAATTTAATCCGTTCCTTCCCAACCTATTAGCTTCAGGGTTATTCTTAATCTCCACCACTTTCGGACCGGTTAGAACCTTTGTGGGAAACATTAACTGCTATCATTCACGGAAAGAAAGAAACTTGGCTTCACCCTGCCCCAAAGCGGGGGGAATCAAAATCCACATTGCAGCTCCTTCAGCTTTGACCACATATATTAGTGTTGCTAAACAAGACAGGAGATAATTGTCAACTGCAGCCCATCATTAGTCTCCCACTTGATCAACCCCATTCCTACTCTACAGAATGTGTGCAATGAGTTCAGTTATTTCATCGTAGCGATGGATGGGCAAATGATTTGCAAATCAGAAGTAAGATCCTGCAACAACCTGATTCATGAGGCAATAGCTAAGCCACCCCTGCAAGCACAGCAGATTCCCCATCCTTCCATCAAGTGATGGAGAAACTGTTTGTAAAGCCCATTTGCAGAGAACCATTCTAGCAGCCCATTCTTGTTCTTTGCATAACCGACACAGCGAACGCAGTCCAGAGGAAGGGGAGCATGAATTTTTGACCAGGCGCCAGTCTGAGAGCATCTTGATGGACAGCCGCTACCGCCAGCAGATGGTATTAAAGAATTTCTTGGGAGCCATATTGCAGAATCAAAGGTAGGTAGAAAGCTTTACCTTGAAATGTAGGGCCCTAAAATCTTAACCCCCTTtcagtcagtaggagttttgctgtACACTTCAATGGGAGCGGGAATAGGTCCTTATTCCTATCTGACCTACATGGGTGAAAAGATGGCGGTAGGTAATATTCCTCCAGTACATTCCTGGTCAGAATAAAGCTTCCACTGTGCATCAAAGCCTGCATCTTTCTTTCCAACAGTAAgcatggcacagctgcattggggGAAACTTGGATGGAGCCTCCCCTCCACAGCATGGCTGATACTAGTCCTGTACCACATCAACTTGTCTCTTCCCCCAACTCTATTTTCTGAGAGCAATCCCAATAGTGAGTTGTTTTCCACACAGAATTATGTCACACCCTACCCAGCTCTCTCCTCTTATTCAGGCCTCAGGATGCCAACACTGACCATGTCGAGGACTTTACCAACACCCTGGCCAACCTCATGAAACTGtaaatctctctcccttctccccaccgtGCTCTGGTGAGTATCAATCCCTAGCTGCTGAGCTTTGTGCAACATCCTGCTTTTGCAGTGCTCTGTAGTGGGAAAAGAAAGGCTTAAGCCAAGTGTTACTGTGCAGATAGATGATTAAGCTTCCATCTCAGCACAgacagtgcccactgaagtcaatgagtggtGAGTTCTTATGTACTTAAACATGGATTTAGAGCCTAACTTTAGTTTGAAAATGGTGGCCATAAAGACTGGTACTGTTTAAAAGAACTGTTTCAAAAATAAATGCTTCCATGAACGGAGACCTACAGCAAACTTGGGCATCCTCCTTACCCAACTGGCTTCCCCTCGATTTCTTTGCCTGACTTACTTACATCTGACTGTTGCAGCCAAGTGATGACAGCTCTGGCAAGCCTGTGGTTGATGTAACACCCACTTGCTATGTCTTTACTCACAAACAGCTGCCTcataattttcttttccttacttcCCCAAAGGAGTCATTCAGAGATCATGGACCCGGCTGCAGAGTAAACAACCCACAGCAGCAAAGATAAGACCCTGGACATGAACAGCTGTAATTCATGCATATCCTTCTCGGAACCTAGAGACATTTCATAAAGGAATaagattgttttaaaagttacTATGCCCAGGTTAATTTGAATCAGTCCTTTAATTCCTCCCTACTTCCCTTCAGGTGTACTTGACCAAACAGATCTCTCACTGTTATCTGCTACTGGTCAGTACCCTGTATACGGCTACTCAATCCTGCGCACACCTAGCCCAGGGCAGAGATTTGATTATTGACAATCTCAACAGAAAATTTTTGAATCAAGTGCTACTGAAAGAAATCTGCTGAGTTACTGCTCTGTCTGAAAGTTTGTTTGCTCAATAAACATGCAGGCTACTAAAAACTACCTTTTGGTATCCATGTAGATTTAGTCTATACATTGATTTGACTCCTCCCCCTTATAGATTTACATCCAATGGAGATCAGATCAAGCATTACATGATTGCACACTAATGAACGATTTATTTCTTGTTTAGAAAACATACACAATGTATTGGAAATATCATTGGCCTCAGACCTGGCTATTTTGTCCTGTCCAGAACTCTTGCAGCAGGGTTGAACTCACCAGCAAGTCCAGCCTGGGGTTGGTTTGGTGTAAATGAGACTCCTGGACATCAGAGGGGAATTTCAGATTATACTGGTCAATATATTTTAACTTTCATGAGGGAGCATTATTAATTCTTCTCCTAACTCCACTGCAACATTATTTCCCACATTTAGGGTGATGTCTGTATAACTCCTCACTGCCCTTTAGAAGGGAAAATATTTTAGTATGTTCCCCCAGTGCCACAAAACCCCTCTCTCCAGTGTCTGAGAGGCAGAGGAAGAATGTTATTCTGCTCCGACTCTGGCATCATGACGCTCCTAGTACTGCACATGTAACAGTTATGCCTTCAGATGACATGTAAATAATTCCGGGTGGGTTTTGCTTTTCCATCATCGCAGCAGAAATAAAAGTTGTTCTGAATAAACCTGTCCAACAGCAGGTCAAGATTCCTCCTTGTCTCTTGAGATGTGCCCATTTCTTGGTCATGAGCTACATTTTCTGTCCAATGCACATTAAGGACCCAATGTTTGCCAACTGGTTTTGCAGAGGCTAATTCTAACAGCTGTGCTAGACTATTAAAAGACCAAATGGCCGTAT
This portion of the Gopherus evgoodei ecotype Sinaloan lineage chromosome 14, rGopEvg1_v1.p, whole genome shotgun sequence genome encodes:
- the GHRH gene encoding somatoliberin isoform X1, which produces MLHRAIFLLFLHLVMCSISSPLYPALRYNPLPISSKTVSFQLQDGSPVQSNNLSVEEQQQEEEGFLANPAEKRMQRHADAIFTDHYRKVLGQISARKILQTIIGKRLGERSPEEGEHEFLTRRQSESILMDSRYRQQMVLKNFLGAILQNQRPQDANTDHVEDFTNTLANLMKL
- the GHRH gene encoding somatoliberin isoform X2, translating into MLHRAIFLLFLHLVMCSISSPLYPALRYNPLPISSKTVSFQLQDGSPVQSNNLSVEEQQQEEEGFLANPAEKRMQRHADAIFTDHYRKVLGQISARKILQTIIGKRLGERSPEEGEHEFLTRRQSESILMDSRYRQQMVLKNFLGAILQNQRSHSEIMDPAAE